tattaattttcagACAATATTACCATAAGGTAAACGGTGGTTGCAAGAAGGACAGTGGCATAACGGCCGAGATAAGCATCAGCGACAAAGCCTCCAAGAAGAGGCATTAAAGTAGTGACACCAGACCAGTAGTTTGCATTTTTTACAGCCATCTTGAGATCTTGGTGAAGTATGGTCGTCAAGTAAACCACTAAGTTCGTTGCGATCCCAAAATAACTTAGCCTCTCGCTAAATTCGATTGCTGTACACACATATAATTAAATCGGCCATAAGATTATAACGTTTGAAACGTTTCTAATAcacttatattttatatatttaatacaaaaatctcTTTGAAAcgcttgatatatatataccaatgaTGAAGAGTGCAGCTCTCCAAGCTCCGGTTCTAGACCGAAGTGGAATCTTTCCTCTACTATCAGTAGAAGAATCAAGAACCCATTTCTGTTGATCATCGTATGAATCTTGTAGCTCTGTATCAACCTTGTTGTGCTCcataattttttatgttaatgatcgggagagagagtgtgagagagagaattgTTGCTGAGTGATGTTTGTGGAGAAGGCTTGGTCCTCTTATATAATGGATAACATTCACTATGTTTGTCTCTTCCTCTATGGTGCTTTCCAAGATCCTTTAAAGGAACACGTTAGCAGGTTGACCGATAGAAGACACATATCTAAGAAGTCCTCAACTTCTATTTCGATTTCTTTCTAAACTACAAATCTGTACATAAAAAGCTGAAATTTATTTTCAGAGGACTTTCTATGGTATGACTATTAATTACAAAGTTTATACAAATAatacagagaagaaaaagatagtGAAGTTTTTATCTAAGATAAGTACAAATTCTCGGTGTGATGTAAAGAGAAGATATTAGAAATAACATAGTGAAACTCAGTGAAGTCACGCACTGCTTCctcttaattaacaaattatGGACTTCGTTGTTTGTAATAGACTAAGACAATTGAAGCTAAATTTCACAAGTTCAACAAATGACGTCTATAGGTGGCAGGGAATAAACAATATCACGAGTAGTTCGCAAGAATTAAATTGGAAATGGTAAAGCTAATTAAGATTTTGTGGGTGTAGTTAAAATCAAAGCATCTTGTTTCATGTCCTTTTCCCACCACCACATACATCTAACGTGAAATTTTCCCTAACATAAGGACCACACACCAATGTGAGGTTACCCCAAAGACCAACTTCTAAATGTAGTAGTCAACATATAAGCTTTCAAACAAGCACCAGTGGTCTAGTGGTAGAATAGTACCCTGCCACGGtacagacccgggttcgattcccggctgGTGCAAATTAATTTTAGGCCCTCTCTTCTATTTTGCAGACAAGCCCGATACTGTTTCAAAATAGGCCCAATACtgtttcaacaaaaacaaaaaggcatCATTACatgaaacatatattttttggttttcttttcttctttcccaaGATCAAAATTTTTGAAGAACACTCTCGAGTCTCGGAACAACTCCTTGTGACGAAATCGATGGCGAATTCGGAGACGGTGATGGCTATGATCAGATTAGCTAGACCTCCCTTTCGCAACAACCACGATAAGGTCGCTTTCGCTATTCACGCTTCTTTCATCTCTTCCGGTTACATCCTCACTGCCACCGGACGACCAGCCTTCGCCGACGAcgctctctcttcttcttcttcttcttctcagggTTAGTAATTGGTTTCGTTTACTGGGAGTTTTAGGGGCTTAGGAGCTTCTACGattttttctagggtttaggtttaggattctaattgattttattgaattttttgttaGATGATGTTGGAATCGACGGATGGAACGAATTTGAGGGAGAGTACGCGTTTGTATATGCGAATCCGAAGAAAGGGTcgaagaaaattttggttaagtGTTTGGCGATTGATGAGAAACTTGTTGTTGATGCCATAGCTGATGGTGGAGCTGAACCTGCTCATCTCGAGATTAAGTATGTCATGATGcttctctctttatatttgttgttgtggtgATAGATTATGATTCTTTGTGTGCAAATCTTGAGAGGATAGTaaagttttctgttttttttttgtgtgcagagTTGAGGATTATGCTCAGGAGAGCAACGAGGGGAATTACGCTGCGCAGTTCAAGAATTTGGACAAGTTGGTGAGTGATTTGCAGAGTGGAATTGTTGATAAGCTTGATGGAAAACCCAAACCTGTTTCTTCGAGAACTCAGTCCAGGTGATTCCTTTATCAAGCACTTAGAATTTTTTATTGCTCATACGCTCTTCGTAGATGCCTCTTAGTGTTTGAGTTAGTGTATGATCATTGGTACTAGCAACGAACATATGATTGTAGCTTGCAGAGTCACTCTTGAACAAGGTTTTGACTTGTGGTACATGTAGTTCTCTATGTGAAATTTTGGTTTGTGGAGGCATTTGTTAGTTGGACCAGAATGATATGTTTCCTTATTCTTGAAGTGTATTCTAAGATCTATGTTTCTATCATTGGTTGCTTGCAGCTCTGAGACACATGAAGAGCCTAGATATTACGATGATACGCCTAATCCATTAGGCCCTCAGATTCACCCCTCAGGGTATATACATCAACTTCTACTTTTCTGTGCTTACTCttacataaactaaaatgtATCGCGTATTGACTCTATTTATTTCCTAGGGTGGTAGTTCCTCCGATACCCGGTAATGGAGGTTACAGTGATCTCTTCCCTGGCCCAGGTGCTGGAATGTACCCTGGAAGGTGtgttatcaatatttttaatttctaatatAC
The sequence above is drawn from the Camelina sativa cultivar DH55 chromosome 4, Cs, whole genome shotgun sequence genome and encodes:
- the LOC104781258 gene encoding probable proteasome inhibitor, with protein sequence MANSETVMAMIRLARPPFRNNHDKVAFAIHASFISSGYILTATGRPAFADDALSSSSSSSQDDVGIDGWNEFEGEYAFVYANPKKGSKKILVKCLAIDEKLVVDAIADGGAEPAHLEIKVEDYAQESNEGNYAAQFKNLDKLVSDLQSGIVDKLDGKPKPVSSRTQSSSETHEEPRYYDDTPNPLGPQIHPSGVVVPPIPGNGGYSDLFPGPGAGMYPGRGGFGDGSMLVGPGDPRFFPFGDGSDRPGFMGPPQPGVPPPGARFDPYGPPGVPGFEPGRFTRQPPRRPGGGHPDLEHFPGGSDFI